In Treponema primitia ZAS-2, a genomic segment contains:
- a CDS encoding vWA domain-containing protein, producing MGLNDAVEAIPRKTMVLFFLIDTSGSMSGSKIGAVNAAIEEVLPELRDLSASNADAEVKIAALEFNNTALWITKDNPVKVDDFRWTYLDAAGSTYLGDACLQLNDKLSTKSFMREASGSFAPAIFLLSDGEPTDNFDGGLAELQKNNWFKAAIKVAVAIGDDANKLELAKFTGSMESVLEVHNAVMLRKMIRFVSVRSSQVASKSVQIKTPAATPMPTAAQTAASNVPSAPVSPAPQAPAETGAKQQDLNEQLKEIAAEAANAGDEEW from the coding sequence ATGGGTTTAAATGACGCGGTGGAAGCAATTCCACGAAAAACAATGGTACTGTTTTTCCTGATAGACACATCGGGAAGCATGTCGGGGTCGAAAATCGGCGCGGTAAATGCCGCCATCGAAGAAGTCCTGCCGGAATTGCGGGATCTTTCCGCATCAAACGCCGATGCGGAGGTGAAAATAGCGGCCCTGGAATTCAACAATACCGCTCTGTGGATTACCAAAGATAATCCCGTCAAGGTTGATGATTTTCGCTGGACCTACCTTGATGCAGCGGGCTCTACCTACCTGGGCGATGCATGTCTCCAGTTAAACGACAAGCTTTCGACCAAATCATTTATGCGCGAAGCCTCAGGCTCCTTTGCGCCGGCAATTTTCCTGCTTTCCGATGGTGAGCCCACTGACAACTTCGACGGGGGCCTTGCGGAATTGCAAAAAAACAACTGGTTCAAGGCGGCAATAAAAGTAGCCGTCGCCATAGGGGACGATGCTAACAAACTTGAATTGGCAAAATTTACCGGCTCCATGGAATCGGTACTGGAAGTACACAACGCGGTTATGCTCCGCAAAATGATACGTTTTGTGAGCGTCCGCTCTTCTCAGGTTGCAAGCAAAAGCGTGCAGATAAAAACGCCAGCCGCAACGCCAATGCCAACGGCAGCTCAGACAGCGGCTTCAAACGTACCATCCGCTCCTGTTTCGCCTGCCCCCCAGGCTCCGGCGGAAACCGGCGCAAAGCAGCAGGATTTGAACGAACAGCTTAAGGAAATTGCAGCGGAAGCGGCAAATGCCGGTGATGAGGAATGGTGA